In a genomic window of Erigeron canadensis isolate Cc75 chromosome 5, C_canadensis_v1, whole genome shotgun sequence:
- the LOC122601544 gene encoding uncharacterized protein LOC122601544, with translation MEREYRYFQQRVNAAGKLGFTALQKCTAAIGQLAYDVASDLLDEYLQMAERTSREALGHFCSGVIRLYERTYLRRSTWTDLQHIYMMCMKEFMEMCLTAWRGTHTRSDIGRPSMILQAVASYDLWIWNAFFRPQGSHNDINVFKSSHVLEDLISGLTPSASFYANGNFYERGYYLGDGIYPEYATFVKTFTDPVNEKIKLFKKK, from the exons ATGGAACGGGAGTATAGATATTTTCAACAAAGAGTGAACGCCGCGGGAAAGTTAGGTTTTACCGCACTTCAAAAGTGTACAGCCGCAATTGGACAACTAGCGTACGACGTGGCGAGTGATTTACTAGACGAGTATTTGCAAATGGCGGAGAGGACCTCACGAGAGGCGCTTGGCCATTTTTGTAGTG gtgTTATAAGATTGTATGAACGTACATACCTACGTAGATCAACATGGACCGATCTTcagcatatatatatgatgtgcATGAAAGAGTTCATG GAGATGTGTCTCACGGCCTGGCGAGGCACCCATACACGCAGTGACATAGGTAGACCCTCGATGATTCTTCAAGCGGTTGCATCGTATGATCTATGGATTTGGAATGCTTTCTTTAGGCCACAGGGGTCTCATAATGACATCAACGTATTCAAGTCATCTCATGTGCTTGAAGATCTTATATCCGGTTTGACGCCCTCag CTTCCTTTTATGCAAACGGTAACTTCTATGAGAGAGGGTACTACCTAGGCGACGGGATATACCCCGAGTATGCTACATTCGTCAAGACTTTTACCGATCCAGTTAACGAGAAGATAAagctttttaagaaaaagtaa
- the LOC122599338 gene encoding mitogen-activated protein kinase 15-like: MQQDQRRKNPKEVEFFTEYGESNRYKILEIIGKGSYGVVCSAVDTHTGEKVAIKKITDIFEHASDAIRILREVKLLRLLRHPDIVEIKRIMLPPSRRAFKDIYVVFELMESDLHQVIKANDDLTHDHHRFFLYQMLRALKYMHTANVYHRDLKPKNILANANCKLKICDFGLARVAFNDAPAAVLWTDYVATRWYRAPELCGSFSSKYTPAIDIWSIGCIFAEVLTGKPLFPGKSVVHQLELITDLLGTPSSDTISGVRNDKARKYLMDMRKKKPVPLSHKFVNVDPLALRLLQRMLAFDPKERPTAEEALADPYFKGLAKLEREPSCQSISKMEFEFERRRITKEDIRELIFREILEYHPQLLKDYMAGNENTSFLYPSAIGQFRRQFAYLEENSGKNEPVVPPERKHASLPRSSVNSSMIASRPQQTAVAFDKRRVIDNATSTPGNIYNAATRPSPRMPTAQQGRGIVPVISYEERVLVKNTVAPSVALPPQYVYMTTNGGDQTIRDPGLIVKHPHPQPQPQPHQQTGVAKLAGGIVIDLNTNPYYTHPHANVQPRGMLNQQPNELIAIDAKLVQSGTQFGHVATAAHTVVQIGLS, from the exons AATCCAAAAGAGGTCGAATTCTTTACGGAATACGGTGAATCAAATCGATACAAAATTTTGGAGATCATAGGGAAGGGAAGTTATGGTGTTGTTTGTTCAGCTGTCGATACACACACCGGGGAAAAGGTTGCGATCAAGAAAATAACGGATATATTTGAACACGCGTCAGATGCTATACGTATATTACGTGAGGTTAAGTTATTACGACTTTTAAGGCATCCGGATATTGTTGAGATCAAGAGGATCATGTTGCCACCTTCTAGACGGGCCTTTAAAGATATTTATGTTGTATTTGAACTTATGGAATCCGATCTTCATCAAGTAATAAAGGCCAATGATGACTTGACACATGACCACCACCGGTTCTTTTTATATCAAATGCTACGAGCTTTGAAGTATATGCATACAG CTAATGTATACCATCGAGATCTTAAACCAAAGAATATTTTGGCAAATGCAAATTGCAAGCTCAAGATATGTGATTTTGGACTAGCAAGGGTTGCATTTAATGATGCCCCGGCAGCAGTACTTTGGACG GATTATGTAGCAACAAGATGGTACAGGGCCCCTGAGCTATGCGGATCATTTTCTTCAAAG TATACCCCTGCTATTGATATATGGAGCATCGGCTGTATCTTTGCTGAAGTATTAACCGGAAAGCCACTTTTCCCTGGTAAAAGTGTCGTTCATCAGTTGGAACTTATCACTGACCTTCTAGGGACACCATCATCAGACACCATTTCTGGA GTTCGTAATGATAAGGCAAGAAAATACTTAATGGATATGCGTAAAAAGAAACCAGTGCCACTTTCACATAAATTTGTAAACGTTGACCCCCTAGCACTCAGGCTATTGCAGAGGATGTTAGCATTTGATCCGAAGGAGAGGCCAACTGCTGAAGAG GCTTTAGCTGATCCTTACTTCAAGGGGTTGGCTAAACTTGAGAGGGAGCCATCTTGTCAATCTATCTCAAAGATGGAATTCGAGTTTGAGAGGCGTAGGATCACAAAAGAGGACATCAGGGAACTGATTTTCCGGGAAATTCTGGAGTATCATCCTCAACTCCTGAAAGATTATATGGCTGGGAATGAAAACACAAGCTTTCTCTATCCTAG TGCCATTGGTCAATTCCGTAGACAATTTGCATATTTAGAAGAAAACAGTGGGAAAAACGAGCCCGTTGTACCTCCAGAACGGAAGCATGCTTCCCTCCCACG GTCATCAGTGAATTCAAGTATGATTGCTTCTAGACCGCAGCAAACTGCCGTTGCATTTGATAAAAGGCGAGTGATAGACAATGCAACTAGTACACCTGGAAACATTTACAATGCTGCTACTCGGCCTTCCCCTAGGATGCCTACAG CTCAACAAGGAAGAGGTATAGTGCCTGTTATTTCGTATGAAGAACGAGTGTTGGTGAAAAATACAGTAGCCCCATCAGTGGCTCTTCCTCcacaatatgtatatatgacaACCAATGGAGGAGATCAAACAATTAGGGACCCGGGTTTGATAGTTAAACATCCGCACCCTCAACCTCAACCTCAACCGCACCAGCAAACAGGTGTGGCTAAATTGGCTGGAGGAATAGTGATTGACTTAAATACTAATCCATATTACACCCACCCACATGCAAATGTGCAACCACGTGGTATGTTGAACCAACAGCCTAATGAACTGATAGCAATCGATGCTAAGCTTGTACAATCTGGAACTCAGTTTGGTCATGTAGCCACTGCGGCTCATACAGTTGTTCAAATTGGACTATCCTAA